The genomic region TTTGCAGAACTGAAGGCGCTTGTAAACAACGCTGAAGCCGACGAAATATATCTGTTGTTAAGTTGTGGTGTCAGTCGCAGTGCATGCAGGGAAATTTTAAAACATTACAGCTTTTTGAAGGACTTTAAGCTGCTTTTTACAAAATACGATGAGGTTAATGTACCTGGTATAATTTTAAACGCCAGGTACGCAACGGGAAAACCGCTTTCGTATATAACCGTAGGACAAAGCGTTCCTGATGATATAGAGGTGGCAAATGTTGAAAATATTGCGAGAAGTATTCTCTGAAAAATATTTTTGTCGGTGCTGTTCATCTTTGCTTGAAAATCGGGGGTAATGCTAATGGGAGACCAGGCTGACAAACTTAGAAAAATTGTTGGGAATATCGGCTCGCCAGTGAATGCGGGCTTTAAGCAAAGAAAAGGCGTAGCGAGAGTAATAACCGTAACCAGCGGAAAAGGTGGTGTCGGAAAAACAAATATTACCGTAAATCTTGCTATTGTATTAAGCAGAATGGGTCTTAGAGTGGCGATTCTTGATGTTGATTTTGGGTTTGCAAATGTGGATGTAATGCTGGGAATATCCGCGAAATATACACTTTTGGAACTTATACGCGGTGAACGTAATATATTTGAGGTTTTAACCGACGGACCTGATAATATTCAGTTTTTATCCGGGGGTTCGGGTGTTGAAGAGCTAATACAGCTTGAGAAAGAACAGGTTGTGGAGTTTATTTCCAACATATCCCTGCTGGATAAAATTTTTGATGTAATACTTATTGATACCGGTGCAGGGCTTTCAAAGAACATTATGAGTTTTATTTTAGCCGCAGATGAAGTGCTTCTGGTAACAACTCCGGAACCAACGGCGATAACAGACGCCTATGCTATGATAAAAATGATTTCAAAACAGGATAAACACAGAATTGTCAAGCTTGTTGTAAATAAAGCCGAAACATATAAGGAAGCAAATGAAATAATGGATAAGCTTTTAATGGTTTCTGACAAATTTTTATCCTTTAAGCTGCAGAAAACAGGATACATATTGAGAGATGAATGCATACCGAAGGCAGTAAGGCAGCAGAAGCCGTTTTGCATAAGTTACCCGAAAAGCCAGGCTTCCCATCAGATAACCGAACTGGCTATGAATCTTCTTTACAATAACGAGGGTATAACCAATATGAATTTGCATTCAAAAGGAATACGTGGATTTTTCAGCAGACTACTCAGCAGTTATGGCGTGCAGCACTGATAGTTATGTCGATGATTTAAGGAGAGGTTAACATGAAGTACCATCAGATAGCACTGGGAACAAAACTGGAACTGGAGCTGTTCGATGAAAAGGGGGAAAAAGTAACTTCCGGCCTGGTTAGTCAGTTTGAGTCATACGATGAGGACAGCAGCTTAATGAAGATACATAATCCTTTTACGCAGGGAAAAATCTATACCATCAATTCTGGTACGAAAGTAAAAGTTTACTTTTCAAGAGAAAATGACATATACGTGTTTGAAGCTGATGTAATAGAAGGAAAGGCGGCAGAGCCTGTGCCCATGATGCTGATAAGGCCCGTAAGCCCGATTGAGAAGATAGAAAGAAGATCTTTTTTCAGAATGGACTGTGAATTGCCGGTGGAGTATTGTGTTATCGATTCCGAAGATGAGATTAATGTGGAAAAGCCGTTGATTAAGTGTTATACAAAAGATATCAGTGGCGGTGGAATTTGTATGATAACTGACGTTTTCCATGAGGCGGGGACTAATATTAAAGTTAATTTGAGGCTGGACAGGGAAATCGTTTTTACCGGAATGGTTGTGCGTGCCACACAGATACGCGAAAAAGGAAAAATCAGATATGAAACGGGAGTTATATACAAACATATTAGAAACATGGATCGTGAAAAAATAATAAGTTTTGTTTTTGAAACTCAAAGAGAAAGAATCAGAAAAGGTTGGATGAAGATATAAATGCTCGGTAAACTGAGCTGAAAACAGGAATACTCAAAAATATATAAAATTAATCCGATAATAAGAGTAAGCAGTTATGGGGGTGCGGAGAAAATGGACATGAGTCAATATCTTGGCATATTTGTTGAAGAATCGAGAGAACATTTACAGGATCTTAATAACTCTTTGCTTGAACTGGAAAAGGACCCTGGCAATATTTCCATTTTAAACGAAATATTCAGGGTTGCCCATACATTAAAGGGTATGGCTGGTACAATGGGCTTTACAAATATGGCCAACCTGACTCATAAAATGGAAGATGTATTGGATGGTCTGAGAAACGAAAGAATACAGGCCACCGGTGAAGTTGTGGATGTTTTGTTTAAATGCCTGGACGCGCTGGAAAACTATGTGGATACGGTGAGCAGCACAGGCAGCGAAGGCGATGAGGAATACA from Thermoclostridium stercorarium subsp. stercorarium DSM 8532 harbors:
- a CDS encoding MinD/ParA family protein, with the protein product MGDQADKLRKIVGNIGSPVNAGFKQRKGVARVITVTSGKGGVGKTNITVNLAIVLSRMGLRVAILDVDFGFANVDVMLGISAKYTLLELIRGERNIFEVLTDGPDNIQFLSGGSGVEELIQLEKEQVVEFISNISLLDKIFDVILIDTGAGLSKNIMSFILAADEVLLVTTPEPTAITDAYAMIKMISKQDKHRIVKLVVNKAETYKEANEIMDKLLMVSDKFLSFKLQKTGYILRDECIPKAVRQQKPFCISYPKSQASHQITELAMNLLYNNEGITNMNLHSKGIRGFFSRLLSSYGVQH
- a CDS encoding flagellar brake protein, which codes for MKYHQIALGTKLELELFDEKGEKVTSGLVSQFESYDEDSSLMKIHNPFTQGKIYTINSGTKVKVYFSRENDIYVFEADVIEGKAAEPVPMMLIRPVSPIEKIERRSFFRMDCELPVEYCVIDSEDEINVEKPLIKCYTKDISGGGICMITDVFHEAGTNIKVNLRLDREIVFTGMVVRATQIREKGKIRYETGVIYKHIRNMDREKIISFVFETQRERIRKGWMKI